Part of the Oncorhynchus nerka isolate Pitt River unplaced genomic scaffold, Oner_Uvic_2.0 unplaced_scaffold_4025, whole genome shotgun sequence genome is shown below.
GAAGTAGTCATTTGTCACAAACAAAAAGGTTTGACTCTGCGTAGAATCACTAGCTTTATCACTGTACAGTGTATATCACTAGCTTTATCACTGTATAGTGTATATCACTAGCTTTATCACTGTATCGTGTATTTCACTAGCTTTATCACTGTATAGTGTATATCACTAGCTTTATCACTGTATAGTGTATATCACTAGCTTTATCACTGTATAGTGTATATCACTAGCTTTATCACTGTATATCACTAGCTTTATCACTGTATATCACTAGCTTTATCACTGTATATCACTAGCTTTATCACTGTATATCACTAGCTTTATCACTGTATAGTGTATATCACTAGCTTTATCACTGTATAGTGTATATCACTAGCTTTATCACTGTATATCACTAGCTTTATCACTGTATAGTGTATATCACTAGCTTTATCACTGTATAGTGTATATCACTAGCTTTATCACTGTATATCACTAGCTTTATCACTGTTTATCACTAGCTTTATCACTGTATAGTGTATATCACTAGCTTTATCACTGTATAGTGTATTTCACTAGCTTTATCACTGTATAGTGTATATCACTAGCTTTATCACTGTATATCACTAGCTTTATCACTGTATAGTGTATATCACTAGCTTTATCACTGTATAGTGTATATCACTAGCTTTATCACTGTATATCACTAGCTTTATCACTGTATATCACTAGCTTTATCACTGTATAGTGTATATCACTAGCTTTATCACTGTATAGTGTATTTCACTAGCTTTATCACTGTATAGTGTATTTCACTAGCTTTATCACTGTATAGTGTATATCACTAGCTTTATCACTGTATATCACTAGCTTTATCACTGTATAGTGTATATCACTAGCTTTATCACTGTATAGTGTATATCACTAGCTTTATCACTGTATAGTGTATATCACTAGTGTTTCACTGCACATCCCAGTATGGGAAGTTGTATGACATGAAAACAAACATGTTTTTCAGCACTCACCACTATTCTTCTTTAGCTGTGCCTTCATCGGTGGTGTGATCCCTCCAACGTCTCCTTTCATTCCTTCCGGCAAATGCGCTAGTGCGTGTTTCTGGAGGGCCTTGGACATGCTAAACCTCTTGCCACACTCCTTACACGCATAGGGCCTCTCCCCTGTGTGCGTGCGGCGGTGATACTTCAGTAAGGTGAGTGTCTTGCAGGGTTTTCCACAGTCTGCGCAGGTGTATCCGTACAGGCCGAAGTGAAGCTTCTTATGGAGGGTGAGCTCAGAGGAACGGCTGAAGGCCTCACCACAGATGGGGCACTTGAAGGGCGTCTTTTCCGTGTGTGCACGCTGATGAAGCATGAGGTCACTGGAGTTGGTGAAGTGGCGGTCGCAGACGTAGCAGGCAAACAGGGCATCCCCCAGCATGCACTGCTCATACTCTGCCGGGTGACTCTGCTTGAGGTGGCGCTCTTTGCTCTTGTGGTCGCTGAAGATGATGTGACACTCCAGGCACTGCAGAGAGATCTGGGAAGctggggggagggagaagggattAGAGGACAGAACACTTGTATCCCAGCTTCAAACCTATATTAACACACAATGGAGGTTACTAGAAGAGCAAAAAAAATGAATGAACTGTAGTAATAGCTTAAAACTGCTAATGAAGACACAGAAATAAATCACCTAAAACCACTACAGGGGACATTATGAGATTCTGTCTGTAATACTAAAGCCTTGAAAGATAAATACAAAAATGTATTACATGGTAACCAATCATGTCAGACTATGAGAGAAGTTCAATACTCACATGTGAGCGGAGTCACCATTTTTGGCAGCCTGGACATGTCCATCTTAAGTGGCTCCATTCGGTTCTTCTTGGGGGGAATATTTTTTCTGTCACTAGCGGCCACGTCATCCACATGGGTCGCCTTCTGTGCATCCTCAGGTTGACCCAGTTCCCACTCTTCAGGAGCAGCAGACTCTAGAGGAACAGCGGATAGTTCAAGTATTATCTCTGTAGAAGCAGTGGGGTCTGAGACACACTCCAAAGCCTCTTCTACTGTGGCAGGTAGCAGTTCACTCATTGGTTGTTCTTCAGTTTCCATGCATTGTTCACCTGTAACGATTGGTTGTTCCTCGATTTCTACTGCTTGTTCAACTGTCTCCACTGGCTGTGTCAAGCGCTCCATGACCGACTTGGTTCCTGCCTCCACTACTGGAGGTTCCTCCATGTCTGTAAAATGAATTCCCTGCAAAAGAGTGACAAGTTCAACAACACTCACACAACATACTACATCTGCATTAAGGTAAAACACAATGGTGTGGAAAACAGTGAAGCACACACTGCACACTAAAACACAGGCTAAAATAGAgacgttttatttatttaaaaaagacAACGACCCATAATGTGTGCATGTAAAGCAACCGACTCTTTATTCTAAAGAGAGTATACGCCCATAAAATGGCCATCCCAAACTAAGCCTATAGGCTCTGATTCCAAGGGAATCATGACATGCTGCTGCCTTTATCGACAGCTGGCAGGCAGGCAAATTAACGGACACTATATTTGTATGACAAAGATGCTCTCAAAGAGGGATGGATAATAGGCTACAAGGATGGTACTTTACATTGCGCTAGAACAGAAAACCAACAAGCCTACAACCAGGGGTACTTTACTGCTGCGCAAATGACGGGCCGACTAAACATGCCAAATACTGACGAGGGACGTTATTGCTCACAACTAACTGGTGTCCATCAATCATCTTTAATTGTTCGGATGTCTTGCTGCTAGGCTACTGGAAAGGCATTGATGAAAGGCATACAAATAGCCTATATTGCGTAGATTTAAAACATTTGCAACGTTCAGCATTACACACAAGCGGCATATGTATCACCGTATGACTGCTCATATGATCACACCACCATGTGTAAATCTATAACGTTACCTATGCTGGTTTCTTTAGCCCAAACATCTCCGCGTCGTTTCTCGCTTCGCACAAAGCCAACAGAAACGAGCTGCAAAGATCATGGCGTCATACGCAAACCAGGTTGCAGAGTGGGATTTGTAGTTTTTCCTGAGATGCATTTATTCGTTGCTCAGCCTTAAAGGCCATATGCGAGGTAAATCTGCTGTTTGGATTGGCCGTGCAGCATTTACCGTAATATGGCCTCTGCAGGAATTGGGCATTCATGCTTCGCAGAGTTGGCCCATGTTGGTAAGGAAGTAAATGcgtatttatacaggacctcccgccctCACCTACCGCCAACCAAccatgtcaatgcggagctatatgGAGCCCTCCATATCATTACATCATTTGAGAGTCGTACAGCGATGCGGTAAagagctcaatttggcctctgcGTGCCTCCAGAGGCTCCGCGATTGCGTCACATCATCGATACCGCATGGGtcccttttctttctttttttctttaacAACAAATTAATACAGGAAGTACATGTGGGAACacaagtatatatatacataatatacaAAGGACAATTGGGTCTGGCGGGTACAACATCACATTACACAAGGACATTGTGAGGCATACATCCACTTATAATTcgaacagcttttttgttagtagagtattTAATTGTCTTAAAATATAGTTCAATGTATTTTTGTATGGTAAGAAAATGTggtgttttgtttgtaaatttacatttgtgaatatgaaatttggccaaaagaataatgacatTAATTAAATAAAATTGTTTCAATTTACCTCTTTCATAGGTAAAGaatccaagcagtacatctctCCGCAATAGTGTAGAATCTTcgtaaatgtgttcaattataaatctactgatgtcGTGCCACAGTTTCCTTATATGAATACAATACCAAAAAAGATGTAAAACCGTTTCTgagtggtcattacaaaaggtacaatttgagttgatgtttttcTTAAGCTTCTTCATacagtggttggcaggataatatttatgaataattttaaaggaaacttccttaattttgttaacaagtaggtatatgtgtggcaacatccaaaatTTTCCCAACAGATATTAACATTAGAACcgttccaataaggcatgacataaggtatagatagatacaacatcctgctgaaacaaggtttGTATCGCTCtattgttgaatggaccaaagaGAAActaatctttcctactgatgagtcaacagggttaaTAGAAGGAAGGTTCTGAGGGTCAGATCTTGACACGTTCATGAATAATAAAGCAACACGcaagggaatggcatctaaaataattgcaaaatctctaggtgttacagggatcttgtaaagtgataagaattctttataactAAGAAAAACCCCTCTGCATTTACAAGTTGGCTCAcgaataggatattatttcggaaccaatattctaaaaacaaagaagtatttttatacaatatatcccgattattccatatataatatctgtgtgaaGAAAAATTatggaccatgacaagaaaacctgaaGAAAAGCagagtttcactggaactttgtcaatattataattgcaaaccaacgtgaagttaaggccaccaaaagtagagaagacatgatgaggaataaaattccacatagaagtgggtcttcttaggaattgttttatccaattgatcttaaaagtattatttaaggtagtaaaatccagaaaattcagCCTACCATACTCATAAGTGTTCcttacaacagttttcctaatgtaatggatacggtttctccacagaaagttgaaaagcatctggtctatctccttgcttattttaccgtcaagatataaagatagaatgccatatgttagtctagagataccttcagccttggttattaggactatgcctaaatatgtaagttcttcttccactggaataccataatatgaaggtgtcacacaatctgCCATGATAATAAATATTAGCCATGAGTTAATATttattaatgttaagatataTACCAGATGCTTTGGAAATggattgtatcacattgatcAATATGGGGATTTGGTTAGCGTCCAGAAAAAGTGTGGTATGGTGAGCCAGCTGGCTCATAATCTTTTttttaccagctatggaaatactTTGTACAGGACAATTATTGAAAGAATTTGTAAAaagttgggtgattaataaaaacagatatggAAAGATGggacaaccttgcctaattcctctctttaactcaaatctaggtgTGGTACCATGTTTCAGTTTGAAAGAGCTGTTACCATTTATATAGAGTCTTAATAGCCTTACagaaaaaatccccaaagccaaatttctcaagggagtggaaggggaatgtcacgccctgaccttaagaGATCCATTtcattctctatttggttaggtcagggtgtgactagggtgggcaatctatgttttctatttctttgttggcctggtatggttcccaatcagaggcagctgtctatcgttgtctctgattgaggatcatatttaggcagcctttcccacctgttgtttgtggggtcttgtttttgtgtagctgcCTGTGAGCAGCCCAGAACGTCACGTATCCGTCAGTATTATTTTTGGTGagttgcacatttattaaacatgtggaactctaagtatgctgcgccttggtccgatccttccatcAACGAGCATGACAGGGAACTGATGCTTTGCTGTGTCAAATCctttataaaaatctaaaaataatatgaagctatcctcagctattaggtctgagtagtcaagtatGTCTCGTACTATTCTGATATTGTTAGAAATATGTATGTTCCTCATAtagccagactgtgtttcatcaatgactgcatccaggacttctttaattatttttgcaagtagtatggctaatatcttatagtcattattaagaagaAAAATTGGACGCCAGTTATTGATGAGCAGCACTTATTTTTTAggcttaggtatcagtgttattaacccctgagTCATTGTcattgtttttaatactctctaaAAAAAAAAGACCTCAAGTAGAAAGGGAGCTACTTGGTCTGAAAATAATTTGATAAATTCTGACgtaattccatcaacacctggGGATTTATTGCTTTTTAGATGTTTGATAGACTCTATAATCTCTTCAACTTTGATGAGTTCATCACACTGTTTAGATTCTGTACCACTGATagagtgaacattattcagtgagtCAAAAACATATGTGGATTCCTGAGAGTAAAAAATTGCTACAGTATTTAGAGATTAATTGTGGGTtcatctgtaataacaccatc
Proteins encoded:
- the LOC135566606 gene encoding putative zinc finger protein 876 isoform X2, coding for MEEPPVVEAGTKSVMERLTQPVETVEQAVEIEEQPIVTESAAPEEWELGQPEDAQKATHVDDVAASDRKNIPPKKNRMEPLKMDMSRLPKMVTPLTSSQISLQCLECHIIFSDHKSKERHLKQSHPAEYEQCMLGDALFACYVCDRHFTNSSDLMLHQRAHTEKTPFKCPICGEAFSRSSELTLHKKLHFGLYGYTCADCGKPCKTLTLLKYHRRTHTGERPYACKECGKRFSMSKALQKHALAHLPEGMKGDVGGITPPMKAQLKKNSGEC
- the LOC135566606 gene encoding zinc finger protein 263-like isoform X1, with amino-acid sequence MEEPPVVEAGTKSVMERLTQPVETVEQAVEIEEQPIVTGEQCMETEEQPMSELLPATVEEALECVSDPTASTEIILELSAVPLESAAPEEWELGQPEDAQKATHVDDVAASDRKNIPPKKNRMEPLKMDMSRLPKMVTPLTSSQISLQCLECHIIFSDHKSKERHLKQSHPAEYEQCMLGDALFACYVCDRHFTNSSDLMLHQRAHTEKTPFKCPICGEAFSRSSELTLHKKLHFGLYGYTCADCGKPCKTLTLLKYHRRTHTGERPYACKECGKRFSMSKALQKHALAHLPEGMKGDVGGITPPMKAQLKKNSGEC